Proteins from a single region of Candidatus Parcubacteria bacterium:
- a CDS encoding hypothetical protein (Derived by automated computational analysis using gene prediction method: GeneMarkS-2+.) produces the protein MLTNEEQFLNRLRKSQKPLLVFPADWPGEAVAVSITLFQLLEKLGKEPTLVAAPSWRQKTWNFLAPLKKIKHHLDSSGPLIISLPAKESEVARIKYSYDSEELKFFIFPKEKNLKAKNVKAENASPPYDLIIVTGAADLDSLGSIYNDNIDLFYKTDVINLDCQAENEEFGEINLVDLSAATISEILYSALSENERRLIVGDVATSLLAGLIAGTKSFKSSRLTPKTLELASLLMAAGGEREKIVNHLYRSRNFSTLKLWGKVLAGLKAELNSALIWSYIRQEDFKNSGASADNLIDIIDELIANIPEARVITLIFEDPEKVGELKAVLYAAKNMDALKLLKNYQPQGNFRLAQASLQKSETNEKTLEKYLNTLKQELATWLAR, from the coding sequence ATGTTAACTAACGAGGAACAATTTTTAAATCGTTTACGAAAGAGCCAGAAACCGCTCCTTGTTTTTCCGGCCGATTGGCCCGGCGAGGCCGTCGCGGTTAGCATCACCCTTTTTCAATTACTCGAGAAGCTAGGAAAAGAACCAACTTTGGTGGCCGCCCCTTCGTGGCGTCAAAAAACTTGGAATTTTTTAGCACCCCTCAAAAAAATAAAACACCATTTAGATTCCTCCGGCCCCTTAATAATTAGTCTGCCGGCTAAAGAATCGGAAGTGGCCCGGATAAAATATAGCTACGACAGCGAGGAATTAAAATTTTTTATCTTCCCTAAAGAAAAAAATTTAAAGGCCAAAAACGTTAAAGCCGAAAACGCTTCTCCTCCTTATGATTTAATTATCGTTACCGGGGCGGCCGATTTGGATTCACTGGGGAGTATCTATAATGATAATATTGACCTATTTTATAAAACCGATGTTATTAATTTAGATTGCCAAGCCGAGAACGAAGAATTTGGCGAAATTAATCTGGTTGATTTAAGTGCGGCAACGATTAGTGAGATTTTATATTCCGCTTTATCAGAAAATGAGCGCCGCTTAATTGTCGGTGATGTGGCTACCAGCCTCTTGGCTGGTTTAATTGCCGGTACCAAAAGCTTTAAGAGTAGCCGGCTCACCCCCAAGACTTTAGAGTTAGCCTCTTTATTAATGGCGGCCGGCGGTGAACGAGAAAAAATAGTCAATCATCTTTATCGTTCCCGCAACTTCTCAACTTTAAAATTATGGGGGAAAGTTCTTGCCGGTTTGAAAGCGGAATTAAATAGCGCTTTAATTTGGTCATATATCCGTCAGGAAGATTTTAAAAATAGCGGTGCCAGTGCCGATAACTTAATTGATATTATCGACGAGTTAATTGCCAATATCCCCGAGGCTCGAGTGATTACTTTAATTTTTGAAGATCCGGAAAAAGTCGGAGAGCTAAAAGCTGTTTTATACGCCGCCAAAAACATGGATGCTTTAAAATTACTCAAAAATTATCAGCCGCAAGGAAACTTCCGCTTGGCTCAAGCCTCTTTACAGAAATCAGAAACTAATGAGAAAACTTTAGAAAAATATTTAAACACTCTTAAACAAGAACTAGCTACTTGGCTAGCACGCTAA
- a CDS encoding Hsp20 family protein (Derived by automated computational analysis using gene prediction method: Protein Homology.): MLNNLFNRPSEATIQENSRPAISDWSSDQDNYQLAIDVYQTPSQVVIRAIVPGAEPEDLKISLHNDLLTIKYQKVDELAVPEEDYFYKECFFGPCHRSLILPAEVDNQEISANVENGILTITLKRLNHGPELGQEIKIDY; the protein is encoded by the coding sequence ATGCTCAACAATTTATTTAATAGGCCTAGCGAGGCGACAATCCAAGAAAATAGTCGACCGGCTATTAGTGATTGGTCTTCTGATCAAGATAATTATCAATTAGCTATTGATGTTTACCAAACCCCTAGCCAGGTTGTTATTCGAGCTATTGTCCCGGGTGCTGAACCGGAAGATTTAAAGATTTCTTTGCATAACGATTTGCTCACCATTAAGTATCAAAAAGTGGATGAACTGGCGGTTCCCGAAGAAGATTACTTTTATAAAGAATGTTTTTTTGGGCCTTGCCACCGTTCTTTAATTTTACCGGCCGAGGTTGATAATCAAGAAATCAGCGCCAATGTTGAGAATGGAATCTTAACCATCACTCTCAAGCGCTTAAACCATGGACCCGAACTCGGTCAAGAAATTAAAATTGATTATTAA
- a CDS encoding VanW family protein (Derived by automated computational analysis using gene prediction method: Protein Homology.), with translation MKKIEKCPPKKNFFIFLWAFLLILLLTSGAISFFAWKLHANKINPGTSVGTILVGNLTIGEAQQLIEKNLQAWEQSGLVVRHNDTRLEIPAAIQVNVEASLPIFTWQPEPINQFLTNNLGAKSWRRYLASHFNPAHLDIPYFLNETLLKNYLTETLPDLTIIPQDARFMVREDLSTDWEFTIQPEQIGRQINFEAALKTIHKNLATPSNEEAVLTTELVRPQVYQADLENLRPAAQDLISQGGLTLTVTAEADTATSTWLVPTSTVATWIVPKFTNQSQTVGLDSKKIAAYLSDLVAPEIDREPQAPRYELAENRLTDWSPAVIGKQLDTEKSANDILENYLENKITETELSVNLLLPEIKSDDNPLRIEETIGTGHSNFSGSSKNRRHNIKVGADTLHGLLIAPGEEFSLIKALGNMDASGGYLPEYVIKGDKTQLEYGGGLCQVATTIFRSALGSGLPITMRQNHSYRVGYYEPAGMDATIYDPLPDVRFINDSPDYILIQARIDGDDLYFDFWGKEDGRQATTTTPVIFNIVKPAPTKIIETTDLKPGEKKCTESSHNGADTYFDYTVIYPDGEEKMERFKSHYVPWQAVCLVGVDPEAKAEEAEQAEQTETETDSSPTASPTPETETKLE, from the coding sequence ATGAAAAAAATAGAAAAGTGTCCACCAAAGAAAAATTTTTTTATCTTCTTGTGGGCATTTTTATTAATCTTATTATTAACCAGCGGCGCAATTTCTTTTTTTGCTTGGAAACTTCACGCTAATAAAATTAACCCGGGCACTAGCGTCGGCACTATTTTAGTCGGCAATTTAACAATCGGTGAAGCCCAGCAATTAATAGAAAAAAATCTGCAGGCTTGGGAGCAATCAGGTTTAGTGGTCCGACATAATGATACTCGCTTAGAAATTCCGGCAGCCATCCAGGTTAACGTCGAAGCTAGTTTGCCAATTTTTACTTGGCAGCCGGAGCCGATAAACCAATTTCTAACCAACAATCTTGGGGCTAAGTCTTGGCGACGTTATTTAGCTAGCCACTTCAATCCCGCCCACTTAGATATTCCTTATTTCTTAAATGAGACCTTACTTAAAAACTATTTAACCGAAACTCTTCCTGATCTTACCATTATTCCTCAAGATGCCCGCTTCATGGTTCGGGAAGATTTAAGCACTGATTGGGAATTTACCATTCAGCCGGAACAGATTGGCCGGCAAATTAATTTTGAGGCCGCACTTAAAACAATTCATAAAAATTTAGCCACCCCAAGTAATGAGGAGGCAGTCCTCACAACCGAATTAGTTCGCCCTCAGGTTTATCAAGCTGATTTAGAAAATTTAAGACCGGCTGCTCAAGACTTGATTAGTCAAGGCGGTCTAACCTTAACTGTCACTGCTGAAGCGGATACTGCCACCAGCACTTGGTTAGTGCCAACTAGCACCGTGGCTACTTGGATTGTTCCTAAGTTTACCAATCAGTCGCAAACAGTCGGCTTGGATTCTAAAAAAATTGCCGCTTATTTAAGCGACCTAGTTGCCCCCGAGATTGATCGCGAACCTCAAGCACCTCGCTATGAACTGGCAGAAAATCGGCTAACTGATTGGTCTCCTGCTGTAATCGGCAAACAATTAGACACGGAAAAAAGCGCTAACGATATTTTAGAAAATTATTTAGAAAATAAAATTACGGAAACCGAGTTAAGCGTTAACCTACTCTTACCGGAAATAAAAAGTGATGACAACCCTTTAAGGATTGAGGAGACGATTGGAACCGGTCACTCTAATTTTTCTGGTTCTTCTAAAAACCGACGCCATAATATTAAAGTAGGCGCTGACACTTTACATGGCTTGCTCATTGCCCCCGGTGAAGAGTTTTCTTTAATTAAAGCTCTTGGCAATATGGATGCCAGTGGTGGCTACTTACCGGAATACGTAATTAAAGGCGACAAAACCCAACTGGAATATGGTGGCGGCCTGTGTCAGGTGGCAACGACCATTTTCCGCTCCGCCCTAGGCTCTGGTCTCCCCATCACGATGCGCCAAAATCATTCTTACCGCGTTGGCTACTATGAGCCGGCCGGCATGGATGCGACTATTTATGATCCGCTTCCTGATGTTCGCTTTATTAATGATAGCCCCGATTATATATTGATTCAGGCGCGCATTGACGGCGATGATCTTTACTTTGATTTCTGGGGAAAGGAAGATGGCCGTCAAGCGACGACCACCACGCCGGTAATTTTTAACATTGTTAAACCGGCGCCAACAAAAATTATTGAAACGACTGATCTCAAGCCAGGCGAAAAAAAATGTACCGAGAGTTCACATAATGGGGCCGATACTTATTTTGATTACACTGTTATCTATCCTGACGGCGAAGAAAAAATGGAGCGCTTTAAATCTCATTATGTCCCTTGGCAAGCGGTTTGTTTAGTTGGCGTCGATCCAGAAGCAAAAGCGGAAGAGGCCGAACAAGCAGAACAGACTGAGACTGAAACGGATTCCTCTCCCACCGCTAGCCCTACTCCAGAAACAGAGACGAAGTTGGAATAA
- a CDS encoding MBL fold metallo-hydrolase (Derived by automated computational analysis using gene prediction method: Protein Homology.): MKRLLLVSALFFSLGLTLFLPLSRYPRDAVKVSFLSVGQGDAILIVTPDKKTLLIDGGPDNSLLEELGTVLPWWQRHLDFVLLTHEHSDHLLGLLELGDRYRIKQVFYGEVTENNILIKEWFSNLEKNKIPKQKITAADSFSLGKYCQVNILSAAASKEINDQSVVSELVCGQRQFLFTGDAGQEIEADLLDSGLKTYDVLKVSHHGAASASQEIFLRTVKPLVAIISVGKDNKFSHPHLETLKRLETVAANIFRTDEVGTINIFANNKDIYLKKAP, encoded by the coding sequence ATGAAACGCCTGCTTTTAGTTAGCGCTCTATTTTTTTCCTTAGGACTGACACTTTTTTTGCCACTGTCGCGATATCCGCGGGACGCGGTTAAAGTTTCTTTTCTCTCCGTTGGGCAAGGTGATGCAATTTTAATTGTGACCCCGGACAAAAAAACTTTGTTAATTGATGGTGGTCCTGATAATAGTCTCTTAGAAGAGTTGGGCACCGTCTTGCCTTGGTGGCAGCGCCACTTAGATTTTGTTTTACTGACTCATGAGCACAGCGATCATTTGCTCGGCTTGCTTGAGTTGGGTGATCGTTATCGAATCAAGCAAGTTTTTTATGGAGAGGTGACTGAGAATAATATTTTAATTAAAGAGTGGTTTAGTAATTTAGAAAAAAATAAAATTCCTAAACAAAAAATTACGGCGGCTGATTCTTTTTCGCTGGGAAAGTATTGTCAGGTTAATATTTTGAGCGCCGCCGCCAGTAAAGAAATTAATGATCAGTCAGTGGTGAGTGAGTTAGTCTGCGGTCAGCGCCAGTTTTTATTTACTGGTGATGCCGGTCAAGAAATCGAGGCTGATTTGTTGGACAGCGGTTTAAAAACTTACGATGTTTTAAAAGTTTCTCATCACGGAGCAGCCAGTGCCAGTCAGGAAATTTTTTTAAGAACCGTTAAGCCGCTTGTTGCCATTATCTCAGTCGGAAAAGATAATAAATTTTCTCATCCCCATCTAGAAACTTTAAAAAGATTAGAAACGGTCGCGGCGAATATTTTTCGTACTGACGAAGTTGGCACTATTAATATTTTTGCTAATAATAAAGATATTTATTTAAAAAAAGCCCCCTAA
- a CDS encoding hypothetical protein (Derived by automated computational analysis using gene prediction method: GeneMarkS-2+.), translating into MKKAAPKKAVKKVVKKAAPKKVVKKAAPKKAVKKVVKKAAPKKVVKKAAPKKAVKKVVKKAAPKKAASKKVVKKAAPKKKK; encoded by the coding sequence GTGAAAAAAGCTGCTCCGAAAAAAGCAGTCAAAAAGGTGGTTAAAAAAGCAGCTCCTAAAAAAGTTGTGAAAAAAGCTGCTCCGAAAAAAGCAGTCAAAAAGGTGGTTAAAAAAGCAGCTCCTAAAAAAGTTGTGAAAAAGGCAGCTCCGAAAAAAGCAGTCAAAAAGGTGGTTAAAAAAGCAGCTCCGAAAAAAGCAGCTTCTAAAAAAGTTGTGAAAAAGGCCGCTCCAAAAAAGAAAAAATAA
- a CDS encoding glycine--tRNA ligase (Derived by automated computational analysis using gene prediction method: Protein Homology. GO_function: GO:0000166 - nucleotide binding [Evidence IEA]; GO_function: GO:0004820 - glycine-tRNA ligase activity [Evidence IEA]; GO_function: GO:0005524 - ATP binding [Evidence IEA]; GO_process: GO:0006426 - glycyl-tRNA aminoacylation [Evidence IEA]), which yields MKEATNDLMEKIVSLCKRRGFVFPAGEIYGGLSGAYSYGPYGVTLKNKIKRKWWNRFVSSRDEVYGLDGPIILPSRLWEASGHVGGFNDALVDCKKCHKRWRADHLVAEATGQDLEGDLEALNKALPEIACPACGTKNWSAARFFNMMFKTEMNGVDEMVYLRPETAGAIFAEFKNVVDVMRPKLPFGIAQIGKAFRNEIIVGNFIFRTREFEQMELEYFIDPEKDWQSLFDSLLAEQEHFFVDDLGIDSQKIRRYEHPREKLSHYSRKTVDLEYDMPFGGFKELCGLAHRGDFDLKQHSEFSHQKLEYFEATTNRQVTPHVLEPSFGLDRCFLVTLLSAYHEENISETETRVVLKLPADLAPVTIAVFPLLKNKTELVTAARKIYDNLRSQFSCEFDDNGNVGKRYRRQDEIGTPFCITVDFDSLEDKTVTVRDRDTMTQERIKISELEKYFFTRLKK from the coding sequence ATGAAAGAAGCTACTAATGATTTGATGGAAAAAATTGTTTCTCTTTGCAAAAGGCGCGGCTTTGTTTTTCCGGCCGGAGAAATTTATGGCGGCCTGTCCGGGGCTTATAGTTATGGCCCTTACGGCGTAACGCTAAAAAATAAAATAAAACGGAAATGGTGGAATCGTTTTGTTTCTAGTCGAGATGAAGTCTATGGTTTAGATGGACCAATTATTTTGCCTTCGCGGTTATGGGAAGCCAGCGGTCACGTCGGCGGTTTTAATGATGCGCTGGTTGATTGTAAAAAATGTCACAAGCGTTGGCGCGCCGATCATTTAGTTGCCGAAGCCACGGGTCAAGATTTAGAAGGGGATTTAGAGGCCTTAAATAAAGCGCTGCCAGAAATTGCCTGTCCGGCTTGTGGAACAAAGAATTGGAGCGCGGCCAGATTCTTTAACATGATGTTTAAAACGGAGATGAATGGCGTTGATGAAATGGTCTACTTGCGCCCAGAAACAGCGGGGGCTATTTTTGCCGAGTTCAAAAATGTTGTTGATGTGATGCGTCCGAAGTTGCCTTTTGGGATTGCGCAAATTGGTAAAGCTTTCCGTAATGAAATTATCGTTGGTAATTTTATTTTTCGAACTCGTGAATTTGAACAAATGGAATTAGAGTATTTTATTGATCCGGAAAAAGACTGGCAATCATTGTTTGATTCTCTTTTGGCGGAACAGGAACATTTTTTTGTTGATGATTTAGGAATTGACTCTCAAAAAATACGGCGCTACGAACATCCGCGAGAAAAATTATCGCACTACTCCCGCAAGACGGTTGACCTAGAATACGATATGCCTTTTGGTGGTTTTAAAGAGTTATGCGGCTTGGCTCACCGCGGCGATTTTGATTTAAAACAACACAGTGAATTTTCTCATCAGAAGTTAGAATATTTTGAAGCTACTACTAATCGTCAGGTTACGCCTCACGTCTTAGAGCCCAGCTTTGGTTTGGATCGTTGTTTTTTAGTGACCTTGCTTTCTGCTTATCACGAAGAAAATATTTCGGAAACAGAAACCCGAGTGGTTTTAAAATTACCGGCCGATTTAGCACCGGTCACGATTGCCGTCTTTCCTTTACTAAAAAATAAAACAGAGTTAGTGACGGCCGCGCGAAAAATTTATGATAATTTGCGATCCCAATTTTCTTGTGAGTTTGATGATAATGGTAATGTCGGCAAGCGTTATCGTCGCCAAGATGAAATTGGGACGCCGTTTTGTATTACTGTTGATTTTGATAGTTTGGAAGATAAAACGGTGACCGTTCGTGATCGTGATACGATGACTCAGGAGAGAATTAAAATTTCCGAATTGGAAAAATATTTTTTTACTCGCTTAAAAAAATAA
- the argS gene encoding arginine--tRNA ligase (Derived by automated computational analysis using gene prediction method: Protein Homology. GO_component: GO:0005737 - cytoplasm [Evidence IEA]; GO_function: GO:0004814 - arginine-tRNA ligase activity [Evidence IEA]; GO_process: GO:0006420 - arginyl-tRNA aminoacylation [Evidence IEA]): MVYLEKLKEELAKKFNCAATDFVYPPETKMGHLSWPLFTEAAKQKVSAQELASRLVAAASSSDDLPAAIKEVRAVGPYLNFFLEPDVFTTAATAEIIGGGKNFGAVSEREAPAVMIEYSNGNTHKELHVGHLRNISYGAAVAKILAAAGEKVIPVSYINDFGIHTAKTIWNWQRQEKYATTTEPRGYLLGRCYSEAVQLIGDNETAKGEVSEIMKAIESRQGEAYQLWQETRQWSIDYFAAVYQILNIHFDDTFYESDFIDQGLEIKDKLLAKGILKKSEGAIIADLETEGLGVLPIIRSDGTALYAVADLALASAKFAKYDLAESIYVVDIRQGLYFQQLFAILKRMGYQEKMTHLGYDFLTLKNGMMSSRTGNVITFQEVLAEAETRAREEIIKRHEDWSAEKVATTARGLAVSALKFEMIKVSADKIITFDLSEALRFDGYTAAYLQYTGARVASLLSKSGKILESQEGANYEEPELVLALKLERYLETVSKAATERDPSIVARYLFELAQAFNDYYQQRPILKAAPGVAAGRLQLVRACSQVLKNGFDLLGLIYLEEM; the protein is encoded by the coding sequence ATGGTTTACTTGGAAAAGTTAAAAGAAGAATTGGCCAAAAAATTTAATTGTGCGGCGACGGATTTTGTTTATCCGCCCGAGACCAAAATGGGGCACTTAAGTTGGCCCCTCTTTACCGAGGCCGCTAAACAAAAAGTTAGCGCGCAGGAATTAGCGTCTAGGTTAGTGGCAGCCGCAAGTTCTTCTGACGATTTACCGGCCGCAATTAAGGAGGTGCGAGCGGTGGGGCCTTATTTAAATTTCTTTTTAGAGCCCGATGTTTTTACGACGGCGGCTACCGCCGAGATTATCGGTGGTGGTAAAAATTTTGGCGCTGTTTCTGAGCGTGAAGCCCCGGCGGTTATGATTGAGTATTCAAATGGTAATACGCATAAAGAATTACATGTTGGCCACCTGCGCAATATTTCTTACGGAGCGGCGGTGGCTAAAATTTTGGCGGCGGCGGGCGAAAAGGTTATTCCGGTTTCCTATATTAATGATTTTGGTATTCATACCGCCAAAACTATTTGGAATTGGCAACGGCAAGAAAAATATGCAACGACGACCGAGCCGAGGGGCTACTTATTGGGTCGTTGTTATAGTGAGGCCGTCCAGTTAATTGGCGACAATGAAACTGCCAAGGGAGAGGTCAGTGAAATCATGAAGGCGATTGAGAGTCGTCAGGGGGAGGCTTACCAGTTATGGCAGGAGACTCGTCAGTGGAGTATTGATTATTTTGCCGCTGTTTATCAAATTTTAAACATTCACTTCGACGATACTTTTTACGAGAGTGATTTTATTGATCAAGGTTTAGAAATAAAAGATAAGCTGTTGGCGAAGGGGATTCTTAAAAAAAGCGAAGGCGCTATTATTGCTGATTTAGAGACTGAAGGTTTAGGCGTTTTGCCCATTATTCGTTCTGATGGCACCGCTCTTTATGCGGTCGCTGACTTGGCTTTAGCCTCGGCTAAATTTGCCAAGTATGATTTAGCCGAATCAATTTATGTTGTAGATATCCGCCAGGGTTTGTACTTTCAGCAATTGTTTGCCATCTTAAAGCGGATGGGGTATCAAGAAAAAATGACGCACTTGGGTTATGATTTTTTGACTTTGAAAAACGGGATGATGTCTTCGCGCACTGGCAATGTTATTACCTTCCAAGAAGTTTTAGCTGAGGCCGAGACCCGGGCCCGTGAAGAAATTATCAAACGGCACGAAGATTGGTCGGCGGAAAAAGTCGCTACCACGGCGCGCGGTTTGGCGGTCAGTGCTTTAAAATTTGAAATGATTAAGGTATCCGCTGATAAAATTATTACTTTTGATCTTAGCGAAGCTTTACGTTTTGATGGTTATACGGCGGCTTACTTACAATATACCGGTGCCCGCGTTGCCAGCTTACTAAGTAAAAGCGGAAAAATTTTGGAGAGTCAGGAGGGGGCTAATTATGAAGAGCCCGAACTAGTCCTGGCCTTAAAATTAGAACGCTATTTAGAAACGGTTAGTAAGGCGGCGACTGAGCGCGATCCGTCGATAGTGGCTCGTTATTTGTTTGAGCTCGCACAGGCCTTTAATGATTACTACCAACAACGGCCAATTCTGAAAGCGGCGCCAGGGGTGGCGGCGGGGCGCTTGCAGTTAGTACGCGCCTGTAGTCAAGTTTTAAAAAATGGTTTTGATTTGTTAGGTCTTATTTATTTAGAGGAAATGTAA